The proteins below are encoded in one region of Hordeum vulgare subsp. vulgare chromosome 3H, MorexV3_pseudomolecules_assembly, whole genome shotgun sequence:
- the LOC123439268 gene encoding endo-1,4-beta-xylanase 1-like translates to MAFAEEEVPLAMKFMADGGNNTEEEAAIAMKLTETGGSEDEEEEPALPVNLLEHHGGSCSEEADGGLGGWAAAGASTLSVHHDHAPPPLSATAEDVPGARMRKPSGRYILAAHRADEKDGLCREISHAPKPKVTYRVAGWVCLEGCPSVDGGHPVHVEVLTHDGARVGGGVLVAEPGKWAEIKGAFRVDEHPRRAEVYVHGPPAGVDIKVMDLRVCAVDKIARLRHLRKKTDKVRKRDVVLKFNRRSEEDGADAEAAAAAVNGASIRVLQVENSFPIGACISKSSIQNPAFVDFFTKHFDLAVLENELKWYYTEAVQGQVSYADADELIAFCDRHKKPVRGHCIFWAVENSVQPWVRALNADQLRAAVESRLRGLVSRYVGRFPHYEVNNEMLHGAFFRQRLGDDIDAHMFRETAAIDPAPALFVNDYNVESANDPNATPDKYVALVTDLQRRGAAVGGIGVQGHVTHPVGDVICDALDKLAATELPVWITELDVSAADEAVRADDLEVMLREAFAHPAVEGIMLWGFMQGHMWRSHGQLVNADGTLSQAGNRFVGLRQEWTSHARGTVDANGHFKFRGFHGKYVVELAAGAGGKQVRRAFDVHKGDEPLVVDMNL, encoded by the exons ATGGCATTCGCTGAG GAGGAGGTGCCACTTGCAATGAAGTTCATGGCGGACGGCGGCAACAACACGGAGGAAGAGGCGGCCATCGCCATGAAGTTGACGGAGACCGGCGGCagtgaagacgaggaggaggagcctgCCCTCCCTGTGAACCTGCTCGAGCACCATGGCGGCTCCTGCTCGGAGGAGGCCGACGGCGGTCTGGGCGGCTGGGCGGCGGCCGGTGCGAGCACGCTCTCGGTTCACCACGACCACGCGCCGCCTCCGCTCTCGGCCACGGCGGAGGACGTGCCCGGCGCGCGCATGCGGAAGCCGAGTGGCCGGTATATCCTCGCCGCGCACCGTgccgacgagaaggacggcctctGCCGGGAGATCTCGCACGCGCCCAAGCCCAAGGTCACGTACCGTGTGGCCGGCTGGGTTTGCCTGGAGGGCTGCCCCAGCGTGGACGGCGGCCACCCCGTGCACGTGGAGGTCCTCACACACGACGGCGCGCGGGTCGGCGGCGGCGTGCTGGTGGCCGAGCCGGGGAAGTGGGCCGAGATCAAGGGCGCGTTCCGGGTAGACGAGCACCCGCGCCGGGCCGAGGTTTACGTCCATGGCCCGCCGGCCGGGGTGGACATCAAGGTCATGGACCTGCGCGTGTGCGCCGTGGACAAGATCGCAAGGCTGAGACACCTCAGGAAGAAGACCGACAAG GTGCGCAAGCGTGATGTGGTGCTCAAGTTCAACCGGCGATCGGAGGAGGACGGGGCCGAtgccgaggcggcggcggcggcggtgaacGGCGCGTCCATACGCGTGCTCCAGGTGGAGAACAGCTTCCCCATCGGCGCATGCATCAGCAAGTCGTCCATCCAGAACCCGGCGTTCGTGGACTTCTTCACCAAGCACTTCGACCTGGCGGTGCTGGAGAACGAGCTCAAGTGGTACTACACGGAGGCGGTGCAGGGTCAGGTGAGCTACGCCGACGCCGACGAGCTCATCGCCTTCTGCGACCGGCACAAGAAGCCCGTGCGCGGCCACTGCATCTTCTGGGCCGTGGAGAACTCGGTGCAGCCGTGGGTGCGCGCCCTCAACGCCGACCAGCTCAGGGCCGCCGTGGAGTCCCGGCTACGGGGCCTCGTCTCCCGCTACGTCGGCCGGTTCCCGCACTACGAGGTGAACAACGAGATGCTCCACGGCGCCTTCTTCCGGCAGCGCCTCGGCGACGACATCGACGCGCACATGTTCCGGGAGACGGCGGCGATCGACCCGGCCCCCGCGCTCTTCGTCAACGACTACAACGTGGAGAGCGCCAACGACCCCAACGCAACGCCGGACAAGTACGTGGCGCTGGTCACGGACCTGCAGAGGCGCGGCGCCGCCGTCGGCGGCATCGGGGTGCAGGGCCACGTGACGCACCCCGTGGGCGACGTGATCTGCGACGCGCTCGACAAGCTTGCCGCCACGGAGCTCCCCGTGTGGATCACGGAGCTGGACGTGTCGGCGGCCGACGAGGCGGTGCGCGCCGACGACCTGGAGGTGATGCTGCGGGAGGCGTTCGCGCACCCGGCCGTGGAGGGGATCATGCTCTGGGGGTTCATGCAGGGACACATGTGGCGCTCCCACGGGCAGCTCGTCAACGCCGACGGCACGCTCAGCCAGGCCGGGAACAGGTTCGTGGGGCTGCGCCAGGAGTGGACGTCGCACGCGCGCGGGACGGTGGACGCCAACGGCCACTTCAAGTTCAGGGGGTTCCACGGCAAGTACGTTGTCGAGCtggccgccggcgccggcgggaaGCAGGTCAGGCGCGCATTCGACGTGCACAAGGGGGACGAGCCGCTCGTGGTGGACATGAACCTGTGA
- the LOC123439269 gene encoding endo-1,4-beta-xylanase 1-like — MHGLWRCGGCFEPLQYFATAVRCAAFELLRRDPDGRPSPLYIPPAAAIPPPSHRTTAPPATDDKHAPPPLPPPRPLSSMACSCAHGVEFDANVIRNSALEDGLAGWAAVGACTELSVRHEESARVPTETINDVEDGYRPSGRYILAAGRGGEEDGLCQAIPAGALKPRVTYRVAGWIGLGDGAAGEHAVRVNIRLDGGEGGECAMVVEGGAVCAEAGRWTEIKGVFRLKAIPPSGAAVHVQGAPPGVDVKVMDLQVFATDRKARFKKLRKKTDKVRRRDVVLKFAGAGASSAVSGASIRVMQMDTSFAFGACINPAVIQEPAFVDYFTKHFDWAVFENELKWYHTEAVQGQLNYADPDALLDFCDRHGKPVRGHCIFWAVDRMVQKWVKDLPNDQLAAAVQGRLTSLLTRYAGRFPHYDVNNEMLHGTFFQDRLGDDINAFMFKETARIDPGAALFVNDYNVEGGSDPSATPDKYIAQVNALMEKGAPVGGIGLQGHVTNPAGEIICDALDKLATTDLPVWLTELDVCESDVCLRAEDLEVVLREAYAHPAVEGVVLWGFMQGHMWRQDACLVNADGTINDAGQRFINLRQEWTSHARGKIDSDGNFKFRGYHGSYVVQLATATGKMHKAFSVDKGDTPLVLDMDV; from the exons ATGCATGGTCTGTGGAGGTGCGGTGGTTGCTTCGAGCCTCTGCAATATTTTGCGACGGCCGTTCGGTGCGCTGCTTTCGAGCTGCTTCGCCGTGATCCCGATGGCCGACCTTCCCCCCTTTATATACCGCCGGCCGCCGCGATCCCTCCCCCATCTCACCGCACCACCGCGCCACCTGCCACCGACGACAAGCACGCTCCTCCTCCCctgcctcctcctcgtcctcttagCTCCATGGCCTGCAGCTGCGCTCACGGGGTGGAGTTCGACGCCAACGTGATCCGGAACAGCGCGCTGGAGGACGGGCTCGCCGGGTGGGCGGCGGTAGGCGCGTGCACGGAGCTGTCGGTGCGCCATGAGGAGTCGGCCAGGGTGCCCACGGAGACCATCAACGACGTGGAGGACGGGTACAGGCCGAGCGGCAGGTACATTCTGGCGGCgggccgcggcggcgaggaggacggcctcTGCCAGGCCATCCCCGCCGGCGCGCTCAAGCCCAGGGTCACGTACCGGGTGGCCGGGTGGATCGGCCTCGGCGACGGCGCCGCCGGGGAGCACGCGGTGCGCGTCAACATTCGTTTGGACGGCGGCGAGGGCGGGGAGTGcgcgatggtggtcgagggcggcGCGGTGTGCGCCGAGGCCGGCAGGTGGACGGAGATCAAGGGCGTGTTCCGGCTCAAAGCCATCCCGCCGTCCGGCGCCGCGGTGCACGTCCAGGGCGCGCCCCCCGGCGTCGACGTCAAGGTGATGGATCTCCAGGTGTTCGCCACGGACCGCAAGGCCCGCTTCAAGAAGCTCAGGAAGAAGACTGACAAG GTGCGGAGGCGGGACGTGGTGCTCAAGTTCGCCGGCGCCGGGGCGTCGTCGGCGGTGTCGGGGGCGTCGATCCGGGTGATGCAGATGGACACGAGCTTCGCGTTCGGCGCGTGCATCAACCCGGCGGTGATCCAGGAGCCGGCGTTCGTGGACTACTTCACCAAGCACTTCGACTGGGCGGTGTTCGAGAACGAGCTCAAGTGGTACCACACGGAGGCGGTGCAGGGGCAGCTCAACTACGCCGACCCCGACGCGCTGCTCGACTTCTGCGACCGGCACGGCAAGCCGGTGCGCGGCCACTGCATCTTCTGGGCCGTCGACCGCATGGTGCAGAAGTGGGTCAAGGACCTGCCCAACGAccagctcgccgccgccgtccaggGCCGCCTCACCAGCCTCCTCACCCGCTACGCCGGCCGGTTCCCGCACTACGACGTCAACAACGAGATGCTCCACGGCACCTTCTTCCAGGACCGCCTCGGCGACGACATCAACGCCTTCATGTTCAAGGAGACGGCCAGGATCGACCCCGGCGCCGCCCTCTTCGTCAACGACTACAACGTCGAGGGCGGCAGCGACCCCAGCGCCACCCCGGACAAGTACATCGCGCAGGTCAACGCGCTCATGGAGAAGGGCGCCCCCGTCGGCGGCATCGGCCTGCAGGGCCACGTCACCAACCCCGCCGGCGAGATCATCTGCGACGCGCTCGACAAGCTCGCCACCACCGACCTGCCCGTCTGGCTCACCGAGCTCGACGTGTGCGAGTCCGACGTCTGCCTCCGCGCCGAGGACCTCGAGGTGGTGCTCCGGGAGGCGTACGCGCACCCGGCCGTCGAGGGCGTCGTGCTCTGGGGGTTCATGCAGGGGCACATGTGGCGCCAGGACGCCTGCCTCGTCAACGCCGACGGCACCATCAACGACGCCGGCCAGAG GTTCATCAACCTGCGGCAGGAGTGGACGTCGCACGCGCGCGGGAAGATCGACAGCGACGGCAACTTCAAGTTCAGAGGGTACCACGGCTCGTACGTCGTGCAGCTCGCCACGGCCACGGGGAAGATGCACAAGGCCTTCAGCGTCGACAAGGGGGACACACCTCTCGTGCTGGACATGGACGTGTGA